One window of Desulfovibrio sp. genomic DNA carries:
- the mltG gene encoding endolytic transglycosylase MltG, with protein sequence MKILMRTLGLLFVLALAGGGWVAYEAHTFLNTAPETPGRDVFYDVPAGARLAQVSAGLAKLGVVTDARKLDLLARYKKWENRLQAGRFALNTGWLPEKVLDELVNGHPVLYRVTVPEGLSWWQTGKVLEEAGLVVFEDFRKVVTDPDFLRHYGIPFATAEGFLMPDTYLLKKNEVIDMAQARAVAGRMVDNFWRKTAAVWPDGKKPGPGQADQLKTWMILASIVEKETGIDAERARVAGVYQNRINKGMLLQADPTVVYGLGPAFDGNLRRRDLDDANNLYNTYQRPGLPPGPICSFGAAALAAAVRPEAHNYLYFVAKFDGGEHVFSTNLTDHNKAVRQYLQNRRSAKPAAPDAR encoded by the coding sequence ATGAAAATACTGATGCGCACGCTTGGGCTGCTCTTTGTGCTGGCCCTGGCAGGTGGGGGCTGGGTGGCCTATGAGGCCCACACCTTCCTCAACACCGCGCCCGAAACCCCTGGCCGCGACGTTTTTTATGATGTTCCCGCCGGGGCACGACTGGCGCAGGTGAGTGCCGGGCTCGCCAAGCTGGGTGTGGTAACCGATGCCCGCAAACTTGACCTGCTGGCCCGCTATAAAAAGTGGGAGAACCGCCTTCAGGCTGGCCGTTTTGCGCTCAATACCGGCTGGCTGCCCGAAAAAGTGCTGGACGAGCTGGTCAACGGGCACCCGGTGCTTTACCGCGTTACCGTGCCAGAGGGTCTGTCCTGGTGGCAGACAGGCAAGGTGCTTGAAGAAGCCGGACTTGTCGTTTTTGAAGATTTCCGCAAGGTTGTGACCGACCCGGACTTTTTGCGCCATTACGGCATACCCTTTGCCACGGCTGAGGGTTTTTTGATGCCCGACACGTATCTGCTCAAAAAAAATGAAGTTATCGACATGGCTCAGGCCAGGGCCGTGGCCGGACGCATGGTGGACAACTTCTGGCGCAAGACGGCGGCCGTATGGCCCGATGGCAAAAAACCGGGGCCGGGACAGGCAGACCAGCTCAAAACGTGGATGATTCTTGCTTCCATAGTCGAAAAGGAAACCGGCATTGATGCCGAGCGCGCCCGCGTGGCGGGCGTGTACCAGAACCGCATCAACAAGGGCATGCTGCTTCAGGCCGACCCCACGGTGGTCTACGGGCTTGGCCCGGCATTTGACGGCAACTTGCGCCGCCGCGATCTGGACGACGCCAACAACCTGTACAATACCTATCAGCGCCCCGGCCTGCCGCCGGGGCCCATCTGCTCGTTCGGAGCGGCCGCGCTGGCGGCAGCCGTGCGCCCCGAGGCGCACAACTATCTGTATTTTGTGGCTAAATTTGATGGTGGCGAGCACGTATTTTCCACCAACCTCACCGACCACAACAAGGCTGTGCGGCAGTACCTGCAAAACCGCCGTAGCGCCAAGCCCGCCGCGCCCGACGCGCGCTGA
- the ruvX gene encoding Holliday junction resolvase RuvX → MKFVGVDYGLARTGLAVSDPEGRLAFPLMTLRLEDFSDRKAFLAALAERIVEAGAEAVVVGLPLTLDGEESLTTRQIRNVTERLKRRVSLPFFFMMEALSSQEAWSDLRDAGLKVRKRKAVLDQQAAVRILSSFLSLAPQDRRPA, encoded by the coding sequence GTGAAATTCGTTGGCGTAGACTACGGCCTGGCCCGCACCGGGCTTGCCGTATCCGACCCGGAAGGACGGCTGGCCTTTCCCCTGATGACCTTGCGGCTCGAGGATTTTTCTGACCGCAAAGCCTTTCTGGCAGCTCTGGCCGAGCGCATTGTCGAAGCCGGAGCCGAGGCTGTTGTGGTGGGCCTGCCCCTTACCCTTGATGGCGAGGAAAGCCTCACCACCCGCCAGATCCGCAATGTTACCGAGCGCCTAAAGCGCCGGGTATCTCTGCCTTTTTTCTTTATGATGGAAGCGCTGAGCTCTCAGGAGGCGTGGTCAGACCTGCGTGATGCCGGTCTGAAAGTGCGCAAACGCAAGGCCGTGCTTGACCAGCAGGCCGCCGTGCGCATTCTTTCCTCCTTTCTTTCGCTTGCGCCGCAAGACCGGAGACCCGCATGA
- a CDS encoding cobyrinate a,c-diamide synthase — MPKPQPSMPGLVIGGTGSNSGKTTLTLALLCALHERGLVARAAKTGPDYIDAAFHANLTGQPAANLDTWMCRESAPSPAERPLGGGRSSSTGLPAGLKRIFARMATPIQPQTVPFALGTPDVLVVEGAMGLFDGGHKGVGSTAHLAALLGLPILLVLNAGGMGQSVAALAEGFLHHRPAWARVRPMRFLGMVCTHVGSTRHAELLRQSLAPLNKSSGVPLLGLMPRQGAPTLPARHLGLVEAREVLPGVDRKALAQWAEDNCDIDLLLRRAGAAALRRIPPVKVVTPVSLPQKQPEMPPANSPAARFFPASTGTRRGKRCLRIGMAWDEAFSFCYADLPAVLGELKAEVVPFSPLRDTSPPAGCAGLYFPGGYPELHADRIADNAAMRATLHSLAAQSMPIYGECGGYMYLMRSLLLNGQQYAMSGLLPRSCILGQTKAALGYRAALALADWPTASNRTSSPPENSAPARPLWVRGHEFHYAQEQPDPLPAQCSLLWQLHDSQGRLLRADGCRTGSVAGSWLHCYPEGSRRFWRAWLGLCSAYLSAQGT, encoded by the coding sequence ATGCCCAAGCCGCAGCCGAGCATGCCCGGCCTTGTCATAGGCGGCACGGGCAGCAATTCCGGCAAAACCACACTTACCCTGGCCCTGCTCTGCGCCCTGCATGAGCGGGGTCTTGTGGCGCGGGCTGCCAAAACAGGGCCAGACTACATTGACGCGGCTTTTCACGCCAACCTCACCGGCCAGCCCGCCGCCAACCTCGACACGTGGATGTGCCGCGAATCAGCGCCCTCACCCGCAGAGAGGCCTCTGGGTGGTGGTCGTAGTTCATCAACCGGGCTGCCTGCCGGTTTGAAGCGCATTTTTGCGCGCATGGCAACGCCAATCCAACCGCAGACAGTCCCCTTTGCTCTGGGCACGCCCGATGTTCTCGTTGTTGAAGGGGCCATGGGTCTGTTTGACGGCGGACACAAGGGCGTGGGCAGCACGGCCCATCTGGCTGCCCTGCTGGGCCTGCCCATACTGCTGGTACTCAATGCCGGAGGTATGGGGCAATCTGTTGCCGCGCTGGCCGAGGGCTTTCTGCACCACCGCCCCGCCTGGGCGAGAGTACGCCCCATGCGCTTTCTTGGCATGGTCTGCACCCATGTGGGCAGCACTCGCCACGCCGAACTGTTGCGGCAGTCACTGGCCCCACTAAACAAAAGCAGCGGGGTTCCTCTGCTGGGGCTTATGCCACGGCAGGGCGCACCCACCCTGCCCGCCCGCCATCTTGGACTGGTTGAAGCCCGCGAGGTATTGCCCGGCGTAGACAGAAAAGCCCTGGCCCAATGGGCGGAAGACAACTGTGATATCGACCTGTTGCTGCGCAGGGCTGGCGCAGCTGCGCTGCGACGGATTCCGCCCGTAAAGGTCGTCACACCTGTTTCCCTGCCCCAAAAACAGCCTGAAATGCCGCCAGCCAACAGCCCCGCGGCCCGGTTCTTTCCCGCCAGCACTGGCACAAGGCGCGGCAAGCGCTGCCTGCGCATCGGTATGGCCTGGGACGAAGCCTTCAGCTTCTGCTATGCCGACCTGCCCGCCGTGCTGGGCGAGCTCAAGGCCGAAGTGGTTCCCTTTTCTCCCTTGCGGGATACCAGCCCCCCAGCCGGTTGCGCGGGTCTATACTTTCCCGGCGGCTACCCCGAGCTGCACGCGGACCGCATTGCGGACAATGCTGCAATGCGCGCGACCCTGCACAGCCTTGCCGCCCAGAGCATGCCCATTTATGGCGAATGCGGGGGCTACATGTACCTTATGCGCTCGCTGCTGCTGAACGGGCAGCAATACGCCATGAGCGGCCTGCTTCCCCGTAGCTGCATTCTGGGGCAAACCAAGGCCGCGCTGGGCTACCGGGCCGCGCTGGCACTGGCCGACTGGCCTACGGCCAGCAACCGCACTTCCAGCCCCCCTGAAAACAGCGCACCAGCCCGCCCCCTGTGGGTGCGCGGTCACGAATTTCATTATGCGCAGGAACAACCAGACCCCCTGCCAGCCCAGTGCAGCCTCCTGTGGCAGCTGCACGACAGCCAAGGCCGCCTGTTGCGAGCCGACGGCTGCCGCACGGGCTCTGTGGCGGGCTCGTGGCTGCACTGCTACCCCGAAGGCTCACGCCGCTTCTGGCGGGCATGGTTGGGCCTTTGCTCGGCTTACCTTTCAGCCCAAGGCACGTAA